AGGAAGCCTTCTCGCAACATACCAAGAATTTTCAGGCTGTGTTCAACCTCTGGCCTGAAACATACTCAGTCGAACTTGGAAGATGTTTTTACACTAACGGGGCCGATTGCTGCGTGTGGTGAAGTGCTGCTATCGACCCAGGCTGTGTGAAAGCACAAGCAGCATTTTGAAGTCCTCGTCTTTACGGAAAATCTGCCAGCGTTCGGTCAGTCGGCGAACTTGGAGTTTGCTCAGAAACGCGATGTCCACTCCGATTACAATCGCCGCCGCTGATCGAAAGCGTTTTTCGATTGGTACCCTGTACCTATTCCCGAAGCTGCTTGCGTTACATCCGGCCATCGAGAATGGGTTCCAGGCCTGGTTTTTGAAACGAGCCCGAAACCCTCTCTAAATATAAGCCGCTCTCCACAAACGATAGGTGTGCCGACTACATCGGAGGACGTTGCAATTTGACCCACTCCTGTACGGTTGGTCGTTGCCATTGGCGCTGCGCGTACTCCACCAGCGCGGGTGGTACGGAGTCGCCATTGAATATCAGCCGGTTGAGCATCAAGGCCAGATCCACATCGGCGATCGACCATTGACCGAACAGGTACTCGGGGCTGTCGGCCAGTAGCGTTTGTGCGGCACCGCACAGCTTGCGCGCTGCCGACTCGGCAGCTGGCGACAAGGGGTTTGATTTGAGTCCATAAAACACAACCAATGTGGATCGTTCCTGCCGAATGGGCAGCAGGTCACTCCGCACCCATGCCTGGACTTGTCGTGCCTTTGCATGCTGCTTCAGGTCTTGTGGGTAAACCGGCGCCTGGGGGAAAACGTCTTCCAGGTACTCAGTGATCGCCGACGATTCAGATAAGGCGAAGTCGCCGTGCACAAGTGTGGGTACCCGCTGGGTCTGCGAGAGGCTGGCATAGTCCTCTGACTGGTTTTCGGATGAGTCGAGGTCTAGCGGGATCATTTCAAATTCGATGCCCTTTTCGCGGAGTACCACGAAAGCCGACATGGCATAGGGGCTGCAAAATTGAGAGTCAACGTACAAGCGCAGGCGGCAATTATTCACAGGTCATCTCCTTATGCAGAAGGAGGCACGCTACGAGATCCACAGCGATAAATAAAATTCATGATTTTCATGGGCGTATTCCTGACCGGAATACTTTGTTGCCGCCTGCCCTTGTCTGGCTTGCTTCAGATTGGGCGCGCTCTGTTTTGAAGGTGACCCCGCCACGACAGGTACCCCGGCTTATCATTCAGCGGTCGTGCTGAAGACTAGGCAGTTTCTCCCACCCTGTATCCTATAAATGCGTGCCGTCTGTGTCTGTCGGCACCATCGCCCGAATGATACGGTCTGCATTTATTGCATATCGATGAGGCAAAAATGGATCTCACTGCAATCCCATTTGGTACCACCGATTGGTCAACGATAGAGCCGGTGGCGCATGCCGGTCAGACAGGCACAGCCTATTGGCGTACCTGCCAGTTTGGATCAGCTCGTGTGCGGATGGTCGAATACAGCCCTGGATATTTGGCCGATCACTGGTGTTGGAGGGGGCACATCCTGTTGTGCCTGGAGGGTCAATTGGATACAGAACTTGAAGATGGTCGTCAGTTCACACTGACGCCAGGCATGAGCTATCAAGTGGGCAATAATGCTGAGGGGCATCGTTCATCCACCACGATCGGGGCGAAGTTGTACATTGTGGATTAGTCGTGGGGGCGACCTGTAAACGCACCCCACCAATCCGTTGGCAGCGGATGCTCCCGTAATCAGGGATCTGAAATATACCTCTAGGAATGACTGCTTTTGGCTGTGGATTCAACCGGTGGACTTGAACAGTGGCGACAGGCAAACCAGTCGCCACTGAATGAACGCGACTACCCGGCGACATCAACCCTATCCAAAGCCCGATTCACCGCCAACTCCCCAAGCATCACCACCTGTGCAATGCCCAGCAAAGTCTTGCGAATCGACCCATCCACATGACCGGCAACATCACCCAGCATGACACTGGCCGAGGCCAACGATTCGCAGGCATTCGCCAGCAACGATTCAACGTCAGTCTCCGGATTGACCGAAAACATCATGCTGGGTTTATACGGCGCAGCCATGATCGCCGCCGCAGGTTTTAGGTAGTGGTCGAGCGCGCGTTCTGCCGCGTCGTGGAATTTCTTGGAATCGGATGATTCGTAAGGGGAGGCCGGGTCTGTTTGCGGCGGGTTTGGCGTTACTTTGCACATTTCTTCTTTTTCCTGTTGTGGGGCCGCCGCTCCGAGCTACTAAACAGGGGGTGGCAGCTGTGCGCAGGTTAGTAGACCGGGGAAAAGAAGAAA
The sequence above is drawn from the Pseudomonas sp. FP2196 genome and encodes:
- the yfcF gene encoding glutathione transferase; its protein translation is MNNCRLRLYVDSQFCSPYAMSAFVVLREKGIEFEMIPLDLDSSENQSEDYASLSQTQRVPTLVHGDFALSESSAITEYLEDVFPQAPVYPQDLKQHAKARQVQAWVRSDLLPIRQERSTLVVFYGLKSNPLSPAAESAARKLCGAAQTLLADSPEYLFGQWSIADVDLALMLNRLIFNGDSVPPALVEYAQRQWQRPTVQEWVKLQRPPM
- a CDS encoding DHCW motif cupin fold protein; translated protein: MDLTAIPFGTTDWSTIEPVAHAGQTGTAYWRTCQFGSARVRMVEYSPGYLADHWCWRGHILLCLEGQLDTELEDGRQFTLTPGMSYQVGNNAEGHRSSTTIGAKLYIVD
- a CDS encoding DUF6124 family protein, yielding MCKVTPNPPQTDPASPYESSDSKKFHDAAERALDHYLKPAAAIMAAPYKPSMMFSVNPETDVESLLANACESLASASVMLGDVAGHVDGSIRKTLLGIAQVVMLGELAVNRALDRVDVAG